The window CCGTTATTGTGCAGGAGCCCCACATCCGCGAGCATCTGGGAAGTCTCGGCAGGAGCGACTCACCTTACTTCTCCGTTTTCGATGAAGAGGGGATCATCGAACGCCTGATGCTGAGTCTATACCGTGAAGGCTCCGGATACGGGGAGGGTTCCGCAACCATGCTGATTGCCCTGCTGAGCGAACTGATTGTCACAGTATACAGAACGAAATTGGCTCCTATGGACAAATCTGCGGCAGAGAGCTCTGACTTTACCGCGATTATCCACTATCTGGAGCACAATCTCTCCGGGACGCTTACACTTGCCGTTCTTTCGGAAATGTCGAAATGGAGCGTCAGACATCTTCAGCGCATGTTCCGCACCCATACCGGACAGCCATACGGCTCCTACCTACAGTATCTGCGGATTCAGAAAAGCTGTGAGCTGCTGCGGATTTCAAGGCAGAAGGTCCCGCTGATTGCCGAGTCTGTCGGCTACCGCGATATGGATTCCTTCAACACAGCCTTTAAAAAAATCACAGGAGTCACTCCCCGGCAATACCGCAAAACAGTTCAATCCACTAACAGAGACCCGCTCAATATGTTGTAAATGAACAGCCGTACCGGATTGCCGCCATCCAGATCCAGAAGCACCTGCTAATTACTTCATGGTACAATACGGCTAGAGATTATATATCCAAGGAAAGGGCGGTTGATCCTGCTGATTTATCTAATTAAATTTGCCTACAGCTTCATTCTGCCGCCGGGGATCTTCGTCGTACTACTGGCCGCAATGGTCATTTGGCTGTGGCGCAGCAGCCGCCGCCAGGCCATGGTGTTGTCTGCCGTTACGCTGCTGCTCTATCTCTCGATGACTCCTTGGGTAGGCGACGCGCTGATCCGCAGCCTGGAGAATAATTACGAGCAGCCGGCCCGAATTACCGGCGATGTTATTGTAGTGCTTGGAGGAGGCGCAACCTCCGGCACTCCCGATATCGACGGTGAAGGCAATCTGCTTGGTTCAGCAGCTAACCGTCTGCTCACCGGAGTACGGCTGTACCGCTTAAACGGGCTACCGGTCCTTTTCTCCGGCGGACAGGTGTTCAGCGACAGCGGCAACGAGGCCGATACCGCGAAACGGCAATTGCTTGGGCTCGGGATTCCGGATGCAGACATTATAACGGAGAACCAGTCCCTTAATACGGAGCAGAATGCCGTGAATACCACTGCACTCATGAAGGAGCTGGGCTTCAGCCAGCCTATTCTGGTAACATCCGCCTTTCATATGTCCCGGGCGATGGCACAGTTCCATAAGGCCGGACTGGATCCGCAGGCCTATCCGACAGACTATACTACCAGCCGGGGTACGGCAATGTATCCCGGGAAGTTCGCCCCTTCGGGTAGCGCTCTCCAAAGTACCGGACTGGCACTGAAAGAATACTTGGGACTTTTGGCGGCCCGGTTTTGAGTCGCTTATATTGCAGCAAAAAAGCAGTGGCTCGAAGAATCTTCGGGCCACTGCTTTCTCTATACTGGTATTATTTGATTAGCTCGCAAAATACGGCTCCGGTCATGTCCGCAAGCTCCTGCGGGACAAGCTCCATCTGCATGCCGATTTTACCTGCGCTGACGGCCATCGTGTCGAGAATTTCCGCGCTGTGCTCAATAAAGGTCGGATACAGCTTTTTCATCCCGACAGGAGAACAGCCGCCCCGGACATAACCTGTCCATTTCAGCAGATCCTTCATAGGCAGCATCTCGATTTTTTTCTCCCCGGCGGCCTTGGCGGCCTTCTTCAGATCAAGCTCTTCAGCTACGGGAATGACAAATACATAAAGGTTCTGCCCGCTGTGCGAGACCAGCGTCTTGAAGACCGTTTCCGGTGCCTTCCCGATTTTCTCGGCAACTGCTGTACCGTGGACGGCGCCATCCTCATTGTCATATAAATGGACCTCGTAGCTGATGCCCTTGGCGTCAAGCATCCGCAGGGCATTCGTTTTGCTTATTTGCATCTTTCCTCAACCTTTCCGGCCGTGCGATCCGTTCTGGAAGGTGCGCTGCCATATGTGTATATTGGAAGTATTATAACACGGGCAGACTCCCTTAAGGCAGCGTTCCTCTTCATCCACCCATCCACTAAGCAGCTTATGCTGAAGCCGGAATGAAATCAGGTCACCACCGCCTGAACCGCAATGACACCGGCTGCCGGAACCTCCAGTACATGAATCCCCTTACCCATCGCCGCCAAAACCTGTGAAACGGTGTTCCCTTGGCAATCGCAGATAATGACCCGCCGCTGCCCGGCGTCCCTGTCCAGCTCCAGCACCAGCCGGGTAAGCAGCGTACCATTCACCACCAGCACTTCTTCCGGAAGCTCACCGGTTAAGGGAATTACCATATCCAGATAGGCGGCGGCGATCAGCTTCCGGGAATTCCGGGCCATGACCAGCGGGTAGAGCAGCTCCGGATGCCAGGGCTCAAGACTGCCTTCTAGCAGTACATCCCGGTGCCCGCGCCAGAACCCAAGCCAAAAAGTCAGCATCTCCATATGTGGCTGCGGCAGCTCTGCCAGCCGGACGGAAATCTGCGGCACAGCGAACAGGACGTTGATAAACTGCAGCGCGGCACCTTCGGCAGACTCCTCCAAATTCCACATCAGCATGTCGGAGTGAGCCGCCGTATTGCCGCAGATCAGCCGGATGTCTATCGTCTTGATCCGGTTCTGGACCGCATCATTCGGGCAGTCTCCCGCCCGGAACATATTGCCGTATTTGCGCATCAAGGGGCCTATATAGCTCTGGCGGAATTCGATCAGAATGTCCGGCTTCAAGCGGCGCAGCCGGTTAATAATTCCGCCCAGCAGCAAGTCAACAGCCACCGGAACAGAGGCCGTGTCACGTCCGCCGTCCGTCTTCCCTGCATCCTCCGGAAGTGCGTAGAAGCTGTCAACGAAATCCAGCTTAAACCCGTCCAGATTCCACTCCAGCAGCGCCTGCTCATAGATACCGGTCAAATATTCCCGCACCTCTGGATAACGCGGATCGGCTACCCCTGCACCGAAGCCTTCATGGAAATAGAGCAGTTTGTCCTTGAAGCCCCCCCATACTCTGCTGTGCCTGCCAATGAACGGAACCGCATACCACAGCATATATTTCAGCCCTGACTCCTGCACTGCTGCGACATGAGCCTTCATATCGGATATTTTGCCGGCGCTGGCCTTCCAGTCTCCGCAATAGGCATAGCCGCGGGAGGCATCCGAAGTCTGCCAGCCGTCGTCCACAATAACCGCCTTGCAGCCCAGCTCCGCAGCCAGTCTGCATTCTGCTTCCACCGCTTCCGGTGTCAGCTGCTGGTGAAAGCTATACCAGGTGGAATACATCGGCTCCCGGGCCGCGTCCGGCACAGGGGCAGGCTCATGGCCGGGGAAGCCGGCCCACCAGTCCGCTACACCTGCCAGCGCCTGAAAATACGGAATCCTGCGGGAATCCAGCCTTAGCCGGGCTTCATAAAATGCCAGCGGCGCACCCGGTTCAGAGAACAACGTCACAGAACAGTGAAAGCTGGCCGTCTCTTCATTCAAACCTGCATGCAGCTTCAGCGGGTTCATGACATCCGAGCAGGCAAAACTCAGCACATTGTTGCCCCTGTTACCGTATAGACAGACGACAGGTGCAGAGGAAGTTGATCTGGAGGTAAAACCTTCCCACCAATCCGGTATCAGCCCCCGGCTGCGCTCTGCAGCCGGATGCCACAGACCTTGGACATCTATTGCCTTACAGCTCCAGGTTAAGGACAGCGTAGGAGGCAACGCCGGAACAGATGCCGTAAGCCTAAGCGTCACAACTTGCACTCCGCTCTCTAGCTGTTCCAGTGAAAGTGCGGCTTCAAAGTCCGTAGAACCGCCTTCCAGGGTAATTTCATACTTTTCCGTGACTATAGATTTTTTCAATTGGACCGAAACTCCTTTAGCGCGGATAAGGCAGCGGAGCCGCTACATCCGGCGGGGAATAGTGATCTGGATACAGGTGCCGATCCCGGTACGGCTGCCAATGACGACGCCGTAGCGGCTGCCCCCATGCAGCTTAATCCGTGAATCGACGTTACGGATGCCGTAGCCGATCCGGGGACCGTCGGGGTCCAGAATCTGCTGAATCGTCTCGGCTTTCATACCGACACCGGTATCGATGACTTTGAATACGATATCCGAATCGCGCTTCT of the Paenibacillus pedocola genome contains:
- a CDS encoding AraC family transcriptional regulator, which produces MQRKAELFTSETFLQNQLHLLVNRATEDFAVPFHAHDFIEYCYVAEGRGFHHIEQDTFPVQKGMLFVIPVGVSHVFRPATPDAHGNRLIVYNCLFDGHMVDRLSVIVQEPHIREHLGSLGRSDSPYFSVFDEEGIIERLMLSLYREGSGYGEGSATMLIALLSELIVTVYRTKLAPMDKSAAESSDFTAIIHYLEHNLSGTLTLAVLSEMSKWSVRHLQRMFRTHTGQPYGSYLQYLRIQKSCELLRISRQKVPLIAESVGYRDMDSFNTAFKKITGVTPRQYRKTVQSTNRDPLNML
- a CDS encoding YdcF family protein, coding for MIYLIKFAYSFILPPGIFVVLLAAMVIWLWRSSRRQAMVLSAVTLLLYLSMTPWVGDALIRSLENNYEQPARITGDVIVVLGGGATSGTPDIDGEGNLLGSAANRLLTGVRLYRLNGLPVLFSGGQVFSDSGNEADTAKRQLLGLGIPDADIITENQSLNTEQNAVNTTALMKELGFSQPILVTSAFHMSRAMAQFHKAGLDPQAYPTDYTTSRGTAMYPGKFAPSGSALQSTGLALKEYLGLLAARF
- the ybaK gene encoding Cys-tRNA(Pro) deacylase; its protein translation is MQISKTNALRMLDAKGISYEVHLYDNEDGAVHGTAVAEKIGKAPETVFKTLVSHSGQNLYVFVIPVAEELDLKKAAKAAGEKKIEMLPMKDLLKWTGYVRGGCSPVGMKKLYPTFIEHSAEILDTMAVSAGKIGMQMELVPQELADMTGAVFCELIK
- a CDS encoding glycoside hydrolase family 36 protein yields the protein MKKSIVTEKYEITLEGGSTDFEAALSLEQLESGVQVVTLRLTASVPALPPTLSLTWSCKAIDVQGLWHPAAERSRGLIPDWWEGFTSRSTSSAPVVCLYGNRGNNVLSFACSDVMNPLKLHAGLNEETASFHCSVTLFSEPGAPLAFYEARLRLDSRRIPYFQALAGVADWWAGFPGHEPAPVPDAAREPMYSTWYSFHQQLTPEAVEAECRLAAELGCKAVIVDDGWQTSDASRGYAYCGDWKASAGKISDMKAHVAAVQESGLKYMLWYAVPFIGRHSRVWGGFKDKLLYFHEGFGAGVADPRYPEVREYLTGIYEQALLEWNLDGFKLDFVDSFYALPEDAGKTDGGRDTASVPVAVDLLLGGIINRLRRLKPDILIEFRQSYIGPLMRKYGNMFRAGDCPNDAVQNRIKTIDIRLICGNTAAHSDMLMWNLEESAEGAALQFINVLFAVPQISVRLAELPQPHMEMLTFWLGFWRGHRDVLLEGSLEPWHPELLYPLVMARNSRKLIAAAYLDMVIPLTGELPEEVLVVNGTLLTRLVLELDRDAGQRRVIICDCQGNTVSQVLAAMGKGIHVLEVPAAGVIAVQAVVT